The Actinopolyspora erythraea genome has a segment encoding these proteins:
- a CDS encoding exonuclease SbcCD subunit D: protein MRLLHTSDWHIGRTFHGHDLLGDQRWVLSELAGIVRAEGVDVVLVSGDLYDRSVPSGEAVQTCVDVLEEIRRAGAELVVTPGNHDSPQRIGAFSGFAAAGGLHLHTRVSTLHEPTVLSDEHGPVVFYGLPYLEPDPARQVLRSSAAPGAAPDLVERGHPAVLGEAMNRVRAELRARGPRPRSVVLAHAFVTGGGSSDSERDISVGGVDQVPAEVFEGVDYVALGHLHGCQRITERIRYSGSPMAYSFSERRQRKSAWLVDLDAGGLSGTRRIELPVPRELAALEGTLEQLLHAPEYEYATDHYVSATVTDEVRPMDGMRRLQQRFPHAVHMAWEPAEGGARAPLRYSEAVRGRDERQLLRDFVSNCRGREPSDSEGELLDRALTEVNLAEVRR from the coding sequence ATGCGTCTGCTGCACACCTCGGACTGGCACATCGGCCGTACGTTCCACGGCCACGACCTGCTCGGTGACCAGCGGTGGGTGCTCTCCGAGCTGGCCGGGATCGTGCGTGCCGAGGGTGTGGACGTCGTGCTGGTCTCCGGCGATCTCTACGACCGCTCGGTCCCCTCCGGCGAAGCCGTGCAGACCTGCGTCGACGTCCTCGAGGAGATCCGGCGAGCCGGGGCGGAGCTCGTCGTCACGCCGGGCAACCACGACTCCCCGCAGCGGATCGGCGCGTTCTCCGGTTTCGCCGCCGCCGGAGGGCTGCACCTGCACACCAGGGTCTCGACCCTGCACGAACCCACCGTGCTCTCCGACGAGCACGGGCCGGTGGTCTTCTACGGCCTTCCCTACCTCGAACCCGACCCGGCCCGGCAGGTGCTGCGGTCCAGCGCGGCGCCGGGCGCGGCGCCCGACCTCGTCGAGCGCGGCCACCCGGCGGTGCTCGGCGAGGCGATGAACCGGGTGCGGGCCGAGCTGAGGGCGCGCGGTCCCCGCCCCAGGTCGGTGGTGCTGGCCCACGCCTTCGTGACGGGTGGGGGCAGCAGCGACTCCGAACGCGACATCAGCGTCGGCGGTGTGGACCAGGTGCCCGCCGAGGTGTTCGAGGGGGTGGACTACGTGGCGCTGGGACACCTGCACGGTTGCCAGCGGATCACCGAGCGGATCCGCTACTCGGGCAGCCCGATGGCCTACTCGTTCTCCGAGCGGCGGCAGCGCAAATCGGCCTGGCTGGTCGACCTGGACGCCGGGGGGCTGTCCGGGACGCGTCGGATCGAGCTGCCCGTGCCCAGGGAACTGGCCGCGCTGGAGGGCACGCTCGAACAGCTGCTGCACGCCCCCGAGTACGAGTACGCCACGGACCACTACGTCTCGGCCACCGTCACCGACGAGGTCCGGCCGATGGACGGGATGCGCCGGTTGCAGCAGCGGTTCCCCCACGCCGTGCACATGGCGTGGGAACCCGCCGAGGGCGGGGCGCGCGCTCCGTTGCGCTACTCGGAGGCGGTGCGCGGCCGTGACGAGCGGCAGCTGCTGCGGGACTTCGTCTCCAACTGCCGAGGGCGGGAACCGTCCGACTCGGAGGGCGAGCTGCTGGACCGGGCGCTGACCGAGGTGAACCTCGCGGAGGTGCGGCGATGA
- a CDS encoding AAA family ATPase, whose protein sequence is MRLHHLELSAFGPFRDRQRVDFDELGADGLFLLHGDTGAGKTTVLDAVTFALYGHVPGARDQAKALRCDTAPPETPTWVELELTVQGCRMRVRRNPEYERPKKTGSGTTREKPKASLTWLNEPPAGEPPEGITRPNDVGPTVERLLGLDVRQFCHVALLPQGDFARFLRADAKERADLLEKLFDTRQFSRIEQWFTELRRKRRDELDGARQHGEKLLARFCQVAGEEPGEEQDRAEWLDGVERSFARQYERARAEHERLSGQRQRADEALAAQRELADRVSRVRAARAELDELDSRAEEYRAAGAELDAARRAKPVDNAARELDSGVARLRAAERELHDALADCPEAEPGEAEGTDTETLRARSSRYRETAAVLADRAREAEQQRRDRERIAELDQSLAADLATDEDLAEQERRLPEAIEQALAAVREAERAPERLEAVTSRCDELDTALRAAGELPEAEARRAAARERAHRAVDEHQAAREHLQDVRERRLAGMAAELAAQLGEGTACPVCGSSRHPEPAEPHDSSVGAEEERTAREAEAECQRRRDREREYVAEAERECARLREQLGDRAEHQLREEFDRLTAEREALGELVEQQRARADRLAELRGRTEELGNRRAELDRRVNAARSTRESLAETVAERQQRLRAARGEFDTVAARRDHLLELAQRLERAVTARGEHDRASAHETERREALARVATENGFQTPEAALEARREQSRIDELAEWLRDVDRRDAAARATLRELPDVPPDTEVDVDGAAEAAERARRLAEEATGVLGDLDRRSAQLAELGRELRQSWKELEPAEREFAELHALTDVINGQGQNARRMTLRSYVLAARLEEVAEAATARLRHMSDGRYAFVHSDEQGTHGKRGGLDLRVVDDYSGRTRSTRTLSGGESFLASLSLALGLADVVSAEAGGAMLDTLFIDEGFGTLDGDTLDLVMDALDELRAGGRMVGLVSHVDELRQRVPIRLRVRKSRGGSSLAIES, encoded by the coding sequence ATGAGGCTGCACCACCTGGAGCTGTCCGCCTTCGGCCCGTTCCGGGACCGGCAGCGGGTCGACTTCGACGAGCTCGGCGCGGACGGGCTGTTCCTGCTGCACGGCGACACCGGAGCGGGAAAGACCACCGTGCTCGACGCCGTCACCTTCGCGCTGTACGGCCACGTTCCGGGCGCCCGTGACCAGGCCAAGGCGCTGCGCTGCGACACCGCCCCGCCGGAGACGCCCACCTGGGTGGAGCTCGAACTGACCGTGCAGGGCTGCCGGATGCGCGTGCGACGCAACCCGGAGTACGAACGCCCCAAGAAGACCGGCAGCGGCACGACCAGGGAGAAACCGAAGGCCTCGCTCACCTGGCTGAACGAGCCGCCCGCGGGCGAACCCCCCGAGGGGATCACCCGTCCCAATGACGTGGGCCCCACCGTGGAACGACTACTGGGACTGGACGTCCGGCAGTTCTGCCACGTCGCGCTGCTGCCGCAGGGCGACTTCGCCCGCTTCCTGCGCGCGGACGCCAAGGAGCGCGCCGATCTGCTGGAGAAGCTCTTCGACACCCGGCAGTTCTCGCGGATCGAGCAGTGGTTCACCGAACTGCGTAGGAAACGCAGGGACGAACTGGACGGCGCACGCCAGCACGGCGAGAAGCTGTTGGCGAGGTTCTGCCAGGTGGCGGGCGAGGAGCCCGGCGAGGAGCAGGACCGCGCCGAGTGGCTGGACGGGGTGGAGCGGAGCTTCGCCCGGCAGTACGAGCGGGCCCGCGCCGAGCACGAACGGCTCAGCGGGCAGCGGCAGCGGGCCGACGAGGCGCTGGCGGCACAGCGCGAACTCGCCGACAGGGTGAGCAGGGTTCGCGCCGCCAGGGCGGAACTCGACGAACTCGACTCCCGGGCGGAGGAGTACCGCGCCGCCGGTGCGGAACTCGACGCGGCGCGGCGCGCCAAACCGGTGGACAACGCGGCCAGGGAGCTGGACAGCGGCGTCGCCCGGTTGCGCGCTGCCGAACGGGAACTGCACGACGCCCTCGCCGACTGCCCCGAGGCCGAGCCCGGTGAAGCGGAGGGGACCGACACCGAGACGCTGCGCGCCCGGTCGTCGCGCTACCGCGAGACGGCGGCCGTGCTGGCCGATCGGGCGCGGGAGGCCGAACAGCAGCGGCGGGACCGGGAGCGGATCGCGGAGCTGGACCAGTCCCTCGCCGCCGATCTCGCCACCGACGAGGACCTGGCGGAGCAGGAGCGCCGACTTCCCGAAGCCATCGAACAGGCCCTCGCGGCGGTGCGGGAGGCCGAGCGGGCTCCCGAGCGGCTGGAAGCGGTGACCAGCCGGTGCGACGAACTGGACACAGCGCTGCGGGCCGCGGGGGAGCTGCCGGAGGCCGAGGCGCGCCGCGCGGCCGCCCGGGAGCGCGCGCATCGGGCGGTGGACGAGCACCAGGCCGCGCGCGAGCACCTGCAGGACGTGCGGGAGCGCAGGCTCGCGGGAATGGCGGCCGAACTCGCCGCCCAGCTGGGTGAGGGGACCGCCTGCCCGGTGTGTGGTTCGTCGCGGCACCCGGAGCCAGCCGAGCCGCACGACTCCTCGGTCGGCGCCGAGGAGGAGCGCACGGCCCGCGAGGCCGAGGCCGAGTGCCAGCGTCGCCGGGACCGTGAACGCGAGTACGTGGCGGAGGCGGAGCGGGAGTGCGCCCGGCTCCGCGAGCAGCTCGGCGACCGTGCCGAACACCAGCTGCGCGAGGAGTTCGACCGGCTCACGGCCGAACGCGAGGCGCTCGGCGAGCTGGTCGAGCAGCAGCGCGCCCGGGCCGACCGGTTGGCCGAACTGCGGGGGCGCACCGAGGAGCTCGGCAACAGGCGTGCCGAGCTCGACAGGCGGGTCAACGCCGCCCGCTCCACGCGCGAGTCGCTCGCCGAGACCGTGGCGGAACGGCAGCAGCGGCTGCGCGCGGCGCGCGGCGAGTTCGACACGGTCGCCGCGCGCCGGGACCACCTGCTCGAACTGGCACAGCGCCTCGAACGGGCGGTCACCGCCCGAGGCGAGCACGACCGGGCCTCGGCCCACGAGACCGAGCGGCGCGAGGCGCTGGCGCGTGTGGCCACCGAGAACGGTTTCCAGACCCCGGAGGCCGCGCTGGAGGCCCGGAGGGAGCAATCCCGCATCGACGAGCTCGCGGAGTGGCTGCGGGATGTGGACCGCCGGGACGCCGCGGCCAGGGCCACCCTCCGCGAGCTGCCGGACGTCCCACCCGACACCGAGGTGGACGTGGACGGCGCGGCCGAGGCGGCCGAGCGGGCGCGGCGACTGGCCGAGGAGGCGACCGGCGTGCTCGGCGACCTGGACAGGCGCAGCGCCCAGCTCGCGGAACTGGGACGGGAGCTGCGGCAGTCCTGGAAGGAGCTGGAGCCCGCCGAGCGGGAGTTCGCCGAACTGCACGCCCTGACCGACGTGATCAACGGGCAGGGCCAGAACGCCCGCAGGATGACGCTGCGCTCCTACGTGCTCGCCGCCCGCCTGGAGGAGGTCGCCGAGGCCGCCACGGCGAGGTTGCGGCACATGAGCGACGGACGCTACGCGTTCGTGCACTCCGACGAGCAGGGCACGCACGGCAAACGCGGTGGGCTGGACCTGCGCGTGGTCGACGACTACTCGGGGCGGACCCGTTCCACCAGGACGCTGTCGGGCGGTGAGTCGTTCCTCGCGTCGCTTTCCCTGGCCCTCGGGCTCGCGGACGTGGTCAGCGCCGAAGCCGGTGGTGCGATGCTCGACACGTTGTTCATCGACGAGGGGTTCGGCACCCTCGACGGGGATACACTGGACCTGGTGATGGACGCGCTGGACGAGCTGCGTGCCGGCGGGCGCATGGTGGGACTGGTCTCGCACGTCGACGAACTGCGGCAGCGTGTTCCGATACGCCTGCGGGTGCGCAAGTCGCGCGGCGGTTCGTCACTGGCGATCGAGTCCTGA